The sequence CAAGGCAAGTGATAGTTGGGGCAAGCTGGTTCGTGGGCCGGCGGGTGTTGGCCGGCGGGTGTTCCGTGCGCGCGTGTGGtggggatcggtaaactttgcgcGCCTcgtaggagtctgcgttttcccagggtagatTGGACTGgcactatacatgtatgacaatgtCTGTGTGCAGCTATGTTTCTCGCAATGTACAAAAAACAATGGTGCATTGGTTTTAATGTTACATGCCATGGTGTTTGCCTACATTCTACTCCGAGTCTCTTGCACTGTGTCAAATGAATGGCTGTTGTACATGATATAATAAAGTTACACACACTTGTACTTCTCTGGTCTTTGATTTTTGATTAGTGGATACAAGCGTCAAAAGTAAGAATTCAAAGTTTCAGAAATCTGATAGTACTCAAGTTAGCATTCCTGCATAGCTTGTTGGTAATGGTAACGCTTGTTAACCTTGTAACCTAAATATCTGTCGTATTTAGAAACTTGgtatatagggatatcaagtcgacagatggtggtttcaaaatgtaatattttcaaaataacgcAGTTAAAACCATCCCAAAATACCCTGCTTataaaagaacggatataggttaccccacagataaaggtgaactagtggtTAGGCACtagataacaaagttctttgaaCACAATCAAGTGTTTTACCTTGAGGACATTTTGGTAGctgcctgtcaccttcctcactGCAATAGTGACTAGTTCTGCTTCACAGTGCAGCTAGGTGTCATGCTGCAGTactccacactgcagctagatGTCGCTGCTGCACTGTGTGGTCCCAAATGTGTATACAGGTTCATGTGGAGCCATTATGATGATGAAGACAGCCTTTAACGGTTATCCAAAAGGAATGTCATTACAGACACTATTTGGAACCTGTTCTAAACTAGATCTCTTTTTCATACCAATTCCTAGATAGCTATAGGATATAAAATTCTCTCCAACAAAATCTTCAGTATCACTGATGACTGATGAAAGACACTGGATgatgtctgaaacgtctgagcGTTCCAAAATCATGCCCAGTTGCTTGGGTACTAACTGCTTTTGGGAGTATTTAGAACTTCATGGTCACCAGGTGTACAATGGAATACAGACAAGTTCATGAAACATTACAGTGATTTTAAAAAGTTACACAACATGTGTCTATGTAACAAAAAAATTTGAGATAAGTTGTCATACATAATTTGTCcctgcctttttttttacaaaagctAGTCCTCATGTCCTGTAAAATGTTCCATACAAACTGCTCAAAGTCGACTTTCCACATTGCTCAGGATCTTTTGAAGACCTGTCTTCAAGTTGTCTGGCAGCGGTGTAGGTTTGTTAGTCCGTGTGTCCACAAATACGTGTACGCAAGATCCTACGGCAAGCGCATTCACATCTTCTGTACCTTTGGTTAATTGTGACGCAAACAATCCTTCGCTCATGATCTTCATAACTTCTCCAGACACACCCTTGAGAACTGAGGAAGGAAACAGGCCCACGTTATACGTCACACTGGACCTCCCGATCTTCCTCACAAACATTCCCACCACAGGCACGTCAGGGTACTGCAGCGGACGCCTATATTCGCACTGAGTTTGGACCATGAAGCCCCTGATGACATCATAATCGATGTGACAGTGGTGTATGAGGTATCTGTTGATGACAGAGTCAAAGTAGGAGTAGTAGACAGTGTTGTTGACGTGTCCAAACTGGTCATTGTCCATCCAGCGCGTGGGGTTGGGGAGGAAGAACTTGTAGGAGGACGACAGCCAGAGGTCAtctgatgatgacgatgatgatgacaggtgtcttgttgtcatggtgatggGATTAAATCTTCTGGAAATGTGGATATGGATGAACCTCTGGATCATCATGTGTGGGTGCTCTTGACTCTGTCAGTCTGTGTTGACAATAAAAAGCACATTATTGATAAAACTTAATGTTATCTTGTTCAACAACACTTGCAAAGGGAAACCTTTCGATAGAAAATACATCTTAAATACATTTCAGCATTTGCAATTTCGCGTCCCAAGCCACTTAAAGTACAGTGGGGGAGGGGCTTTTTATGCAAGATACGGCAGGACAGTCTCGAGGCTCTCACCTCTTCTCATCGTTGTGATGTTTACATTTTGCCCTAacttagaaaaaaattgtacataaatttagaaataactagagttcctcgaacacacatcttcgccaaataaacattctttatcgaaggtcgttgtttttgaatgattaatgtatgtaattatggctataatgggccggataagcaccaaatacagcttaatacgagatgttaatatagcaaagctggatgtaaggtctttagttaggctaggttaggctaggtctttagttttatataagatttcactctacaaaatgtacattgcagtcttttcgtaaaaaaagaaatgataaacaaactttgagtgactggcctatatattagataataggtcatctaagggttacctaagggtcatacgtaaggattgttacggccccgccttggtgaatgtttgtgtccatctcatgaaaatagtaagtaaagttttgcaatcgcgagttaagtcagaggtattttacacagtctacctggcctggctatcacgtcaggctactcagatccccccattcatagccccgcaaagacaaaatagctgattgacaggcatagtaattgctaatctccaagtattagtattgataagccttacttagatcctcctctacaacctagcacaaaccgagacaagatacgataccacccgcgttctatgaccgcactcgtacaacccggaagtatatgatattgtcgtaatcggttgcacggaaacccccatgcagtgtgaaatcgaggccaaaatcaggcaaaaagagccagtttgaaggccaactttgactcttcaaatctcatcccgaaatagtatttgaatcattaagcgtactgtatgcgatcgaacaactcatgaggattacgttggcacctttgacagcctgatttggcccaccgcgatgttttaatctttttttacgtgaccatgtcttaacgctcaaacgggcgggcgtgtaacaccctgccatggcatgacgattagttctgctccacctttgatttgtctgtgctaagacccggagactgagggcagggggttaatttggtgtgactggcccttgtcagggaaaggagatcaggcttctgcttctgtctgaagggcttgaatgataaatgaagattaatggtccacacattagtgctggactagggtgacaatggtgccagtgtcatgttgcactgcacaccacttttgtaagggatgtggttctcttcatgataagaatcccaaagtaattatattaagtagatcgcaatttacataattagcatctcattatgttgataatcaccctaagtacctacctaccaaaagcaaagaatatccatcaatcccctctgcagttatcctttttaaaagttacaaactgtaagacccactgcagttccaaacaagctgctagggggcccaaaattacaccattcactcctagtcccaacagctatccaccacttaaaaatcttgaacatggcacttctggaaaatttaggcgcaagctttgacgctcacttgcagtaccaaaacaagtcgctaggaggcccattatcgaacttgaccttcctttctgtgtcccctacctatcaacaaaatatcattagcatccatgtagaacatctcgagttatcgtgttaacagacaaacgcaattacatacaaagccagctacagcaccataggtaaaagctagctaaaccattctcgcacatgacaatcctttacacaaccgctacacacctgccaaatatcgtagaaatcgcccagctgcattttgagttatgcttctcgaaacaaacctcgaaaaaatacaaaggtcgctgctgtaccgtaggaaaacgccaggtaaaccattttcaaactaggcatgcctttcgacaaccgctacacacctacaaaaaatcaaaaagttccatccacaatttctcgacttatatgctgttgacctacatacagacccaagtaagcaatcttataatcttcgctggcgaagataaaGATATGAAATACAACCGTTCATTTCGTAGACGTAAATCATGGAAATCTTTCCCACTGAAGAATCCTACCATCTAAGGTTCAAGGTTCATAGGTCTATTTTTCAGCTGACGAAAAAGGTCATCATGTTAGCCAATCAGCATCTAGGATTTTTGGCGCCAGTGTTTACATACTTTTTCAGCAGAGCGTGGAGACGGTGagaaaaattcgtttttttctttctctttgatTACCGTTTAACATCAATTTTATTGAGAATAGATAGGTCAAAGCAGTCTAGAGCTTGCAAGGATCGACCAAGACTTGAATCGACGTTAGACCTCAACCAGGGCTGGCCTTCCTTGGACTCGGAACACATTTTTCTTAAGTAGTAGGCCACTGTGTTCAGCTGCACGTgttcttttagttttttttttttttttttttcacccaatCAGCTCTCTGTTTTATACTTCGTCACCTCTATAATCATCCATATCTACGGCTGGGAAGGTTTTAGACCCCGGACAAACCTGGTCGGTGTAATTTTTTAGTCCCTTTTACTTTTTAGTCTCAGTTTATCACTCGACTaaagcgcccccctcccccatcacaGTCGACTGAAAGTGATTTTGCCTCAAATTTTAGGTCTGTCACACACACTTTGCTCCCTCGTAATGCTT comes from Branchiostoma floridae strain S238N-H82 chromosome 19, Bfl_VNyyK, whole genome shotgun sequence and encodes:
- the LOC118406920 gene encoding uncharacterized protein LOC118406920; its protein translation is MMIQRFIHIHISRRFNPITMTTRHLSSSSSSSDDLWLSSSYKFFLPNPTRWMDNDQFGHVNNTVYYSYFDSVINRYLIHHCHIDYDVIRGFMVQTQCEYRRPLQYPDVPVVGMFVRKIGRSSVTYNVGLFPSSVLKGVSGEVMKIMSEGLFASQLTKGTEDVNALAVGSCVHVFVDTRTNKPTPLPDNLKTGLQKILSNVESRL